The following are encoded in a window of Acidobacteriota bacterium genomic DNA:
- a CDS encoding class I SAM-dependent methyltransferase: MRSTRWLATGLFFATFSTLLLEILDARLLSVLTWYHLSFFAVSLAMLGMAAGAVFVFLRPAFAGERARTTLATTALVLTCAIPASHLLTLSLPFLPLTRVTPMELLSVGWSTIALAVPFVLSGIVVTSALTRCGGPIGRLYAVDLVGAATACALVVPLLERTNVSSAILLAGSAAAAAAWCFARFAGRRGTAALVLGGAITATAIVNTTGTELFQVIYPKNRQLWLTNALNAVTRWNSHSYVLVQRPGDEPAFMWGPGIGAERFRNRTAWLAIDGEAGTPITQWNGDPAALEWVSYDVTALPYSLRHGDVAVIGVGGGRDILSALWGRNPSITGIDVNRIMIDLLTGSHRDFARIALQPQVTLVHDDGRAYLTRTDRRFDVIQMSLVDTWAATGAGAFTLSENGLYTLDAWRVFLDRLEPGGVLSVSRWFDPHNVSETSRLAALGVAALLDRGVAAPADHLLLVSRGSVATLMISTAPFTGDDERRLDAVVSPRGFTVLLAPWREGTGLLGRIGRSTTRDALDRATADPFYDYSPPTDRRPYYFNMLKPRAILALSTLGQSGALSGNLRATLMLLTLLGIATALVLTIIVWPLARAGRPPMPGGRFAWSMAFFAAIGFGYMLIQIGLLQRFAVYIGHPTYTLAIVLCSMLLFTGLGSFASERLSLAGRAVRLVPLAVAAVLLLTALALPSVLARTVTAGLAARTGWVLAFTAPLSMLLGLCFPIGVRLLSRTPSVTAWAWGINGAFGVLASIAGVAISMWIEIDGNFWIAAALYAATTAPLATMLRAQRTDEEGAEARS, encoded by the coding sequence ATGCGCTCGACCCGCTGGCTCGCCACCGGTCTGTTCTTCGCGACGTTCTCAACGCTGCTGCTCGAGATTCTCGACGCGCGGCTGCTGTCGGTGCTCACCTGGTATCACCTGTCGTTCTTCGCGGTGTCGCTGGCCATGCTCGGCATGGCCGCCGGCGCGGTGTTCGTGTTCCTCCGGCCCGCGTTTGCCGGCGAGCGCGCGCGCACGACGCTCGCGACAACGGCGCTCGTGCTCACGTGCGCGATTCCGGCGTCGCACCTGTTGACGCTGTCGTTGCCGTTCCTGCCGCTCACACGCGTGACGCCGATGGAGCTGCTCTCCGTCGGCTGGTCGACGATCGCGCTCGCCGTGCCCTTCGTGCTCTCCGGCATCGTCGTGACGAGCGCGCTCACGCGGTGCGGCGGCCCGATCGGGCGGCTGTACGCCGTCGACCTCGTCGGCGCGGCGACGGCGTGCGCCCTCGTCGTGCCGCTGCTCGAGCGGACGAACGTGAGCTCGGCCATCCTGCTCGCAGGATCGGCGGCCGCGGCGGCGGCCTGGTGCTTCGCGCGATTCGCCGGACGACGAGGGACCGCGGCGCTCGTGCTCGGCGGCGCCATCACCGCGACGGCCATCGTCAACACGACCGGGACCGAGTTGTTCCAGGTGATCTATCCGAAGAACCGGCAGTTGTGGCTCACGAACGCGCTCAACGCCGTGACGCGCTGGAACAGCCATTCCTACGTGCTCGTGCAGCGCCCGGGCGACGAGCCGGCGTTCATGTGGGGTCCGGGCATCGGCGCCGAGCGCTTCAGGAACCGCACGGCCTGGCTCGCGATCGACGGCGAGGCCGGCACGCCGATCACCCAGTGGAACGGCGATCCGGCCGCGCTCGAATGGGTGAGCTACGACGTGACCGCGCTGCCCTACTCGCTGCGCCACGGCGACGTGGCCGTGATCGGCGTCGGCGGCGGACGCGACATCCTCTCGGCGTTGTGGGGACGGAACCCCAGCATCACGGGCATCGACGTCAACCGGATCATGATCGACCTGCTGACCGGCAGCCACCGGGACTTCGCCCGGATCGCGCTCCAGCCGCAGGTCACGCTCGTGCACGACGATGGCCGTGCGTACCTGACGCGGACCGATCGGCGCTTCGACGTGATCCAGATGTCGCTCGTGGACACGTGGGCGGCGACCGGCGCCGGCGCCTTCACGCTCTCGGAGAACGGCCTCTACACGCTCGATGCGTGGCGCGTCTTCCTCGACCGGCTCGAGCCCGGCGGCGTGCTGAGCGTGTCGCGCTGGTTCGATCCTCACAACGTCTCGGAGACCAGCCGGCTGGCCGCGCTCGGCGTGGCCGCGCTGCTCGATCGCGGCGTCGCGGCGCCCGCCGATCACCTGCTCCTCGTGTCGCGCGGTTCGGTCGCGACGCTGATGATCTCGACCGCGCCGTTCACCGGCGACGACGAGCGCCGGCTCGACGCCGTGGTGTCGCCGCGCGGGTTCACCGTGCTGCTCGCGCCGTGGCGCGAGGGCACGGGCCTGCTCGGCCGGATCGGCCGGAGCACGACGCGCGACGCGCTGGACCGCGCGACGGCCGATCCGTTCTACGACTACTCGCCTCCCACCGACCGCCGGCCCTACTACTTCAACATGCTGAAGCCGCGCGCGATTCTCGCGCTGTCGACGCTCGGCCAGAGCGGCGCGCTCAGCGGCAACCTGCGCGCCACGCTGATGCTGCTGACGCTGCTCGGCATCGCCACCGCGCTCGTGCTCACCATCATCGTGTGGCCGCTCGCGCGAGCCGGGCGGCCGCCCATGCCCGGCGGGCGCTTCGCCTGGTCGATGGCCTTCTTCGCCGCGATCGGCTTCGGGTACATGCTCATCCAGATCGGGCTGCTGCAGCGGTTCGCGGTGTACATCGGCCACCCGACCTACACGCTCGCGATCGTGCTCTGCTCGATGCTGCTGTTCACCGGGCTCGGCAGCTTCGCGTCCGAGCGCCTGTCGCTCGCGGGCCGCGCCGTCCGGCTCGTGCCGCTCGCCGTCGCAGCGGTGCTGCTGCTCACCGCGCTCGCGCTGCCGTCCGTGCTCGCGCGGACCGTCACGGCCGGTCTCGCCGCCCGCACCGGCTGGGTGCTGGCGTTCACCGCGCCGCTCTCGATGCTGCTCGGCCTCTGCTTTCCGATCGGCGTGCGTCTGCTGAGCCGCACGCCCTCGGTCACCGCCTGGGCGTGGGGGATCAACGGTGCGTTCGGCGTGCTGGCGTCGATCGCCGGCGTCGCGATCTCGATGTGGATCGAGATCGACGGGAACTTCTGGATCGCCGCCGCGCTCTATGCGGCGACGACGGCTCCGCTCGCGACGATGCTGCGCGCGCAGCGGACCGACGAAGAGGGAGCCGAGGCCCGTTCTTGA
- a CDS encoding PIG-L family deacetylase, with amino-acid sequence MLARFRWLPVVAAMLALVFTGAGLPAQLRLHPIDGQAGDVQLELLLRKLRTTGTFMATTAHPDDEHNALLALMAHGLGLRTVLVTATRGDGGQNEIGPEIFDALAVLRSEELLAAHRFDGAEQYFTRAVDFGFSFSIDEAYEKWGREAIVGDYVRHIRAIRPDVMAGFLWDGTAGGLHHQASTRIAAEAFRAAADPARYPDQIAGGLRPWQPAKFYYTVGGGGAGRGAAVATTPVQTVTYDPTLGRTYEEVGAEGRSMHRCQDFPQLLPLPGGGRGGRGYHLQDCTIPGQLQREERTMLDGLDLSLTGLVRFAAPVPPAPLQSALDALSKTADEAHATFKSAGATAAIPPLAAGLRQVRALRAALEAMAIDESRRWEIDFRLAQKERQFQDALIAAAAVRLDAVADDLIVTRGQPVGVTLHVANRGPASVRLTRADAGGTRTSPCGLQDLAPGDAQVCSESVVIPGNARYADVPFTHEPGAARYVYGPDVPFGAPFAPTPFTAHFGLTIGGGLVEKTLPIEARDGNDMIAGEKRSELLVTPPVSVTLAPDLLVVPVGAASRRDVRVTVRNNSPGPVSGTPRLLVPQGWTVTPAPKVVSLSRPDEEITVAFTVTPPATARQGQTAIRAQFETGTDPIGIGYQTIEYPHIRRRLLFREARALVNVLDVRVARGLTVGYVMGAGDRIPQAIEQLGVPVTLLGDDDLAAGDLSRFRVIVTGVRAYENRTALVANNQRLLQYVRDGGVLIVNYNRQAFNDAQYGPYPAKTSSNRVTDENAPVRVLAPAHPIFTAPNRIGPDAWAGWVQERGLYFLGEKAPEYTDLVEMEDPFSNNPGPKRGALVEARAGKGRWIYVGLGLWRELPAGVPGAYQLLANLLSLGAAPASQPSRGAAPPATAR; translated from the coding sequence ATGCTCGCACGCTTCCGCTGGCTGCCCGTCGTCGCTGCGATGTTGGCGCTCGTCTTCACCGGTGCCGGCCTGCCCGCGCAACTGCGCCTCCACCCGATCGACGGGCAGGCGGGCGACGTGCAGCTCGAGCTGCTCCTGCGCAAGCTCCGGACGACCGGCACGTTCATGGCGACGACGGCGCATCCGGACGATGAGCACAACGCGCTGCTCGCGCTGATGGCGCACGGGCTCGGCCTGCGCACCGTGCTCGTCACGGCGACGCGGGGCGACGGCGGCCAGAACGAGATCGGCCCCGAGATCTTCGACGCGCTGGCCGTGCTCCGCAGCGAGGAACTGCTCGCCGCGCACCGGTTCGACGGCGCGGAGCAGTACTTCACCCGCGCCGTGGATTTCGGGTTCTCCTTCAGCATCGACGAGGCCTACGAGAAATGGGGCCGCGAGGCGATCGTCGGCGACTACGTGCGCCACATCCGCGCGATCCGGCCCGACGTCATGGCCGGCTTTCTCTGGGACGGCACGGCGGGCGGCCTGCACCACCAGGCCTCGACGCGCATCGCCGCCGAGGCGTTTCGCGCGGCGGCCGATCCGGCGCGGTATCCAGACCAGATCGCCGGCGGGCTGCGGCCATGGCAGCCCGCGAAGTTCTACTACACGGTCGGGGGCGGAGGCGCCGGGCGGGGCGCGGCGGTGGCGACGACGCCGGTCCAGACCGTGACGTACGATCCGACGCTCGGCCGCACCTACGAGGAAGTCGGCGCCGAGGGGCGGTCGATGCACCGCTGCCAGGACTTCCCGCAGTTGCTGCCGCTGCCCGGCGGCGGCAGAGGCGGGCGCGGCTATCACCTGCAGGACTGCACGATCCCCGGACAGCTCCAGCGCGAAGAGCGAACGATGCTCGACGGGCTCGATCTGTCGCTGACCGGTCTCGTCCGGTTCGCCGCGCCCGTACCGCCCGCACCGCTGCAGTCCGCGCTCGACGCGCTGTCCAAGACGGCCGACGAGGCGCACGCAACGTTCAAGAGCGCGGGCGCGACGGCGGCCATCCCACCGCTGGCCGCCGGCCTGCGGCAGGTGCGCGCGCTCCGCGCCGCCCTCGAGGCGATGGCGATCGACGAGTCGCGCCGATGGGAGATCGACTTCCGGCTCGCTCAGAAGGAGCGGCAGTTCCAGGACGCGCTGATTGCGGCCGCGGCCGTCCGGCTCGACGCCGTCGCTGACGATCTGATCGTCACGCGCGGACAGCCGGTCGGCGTCACGCTCCACGTCGCCAACCGCGGGCCGGCGTCCGTCCGGCTGACGCGCGCCGACGCGGGCGGCACGCGGACGTCGCCGTGCGGCCTGCAGGACCTCGCGCCGGGCGACGCGCAGGTGTGCAGCGAATCGGTCGTCATCCCCGGTAACGCGCGCTACGCGGACGTGCCGTTCACCCACGAGCCTGGCGCCGCGCGCTACGTCTACGGGCCGGACGTGCCGTTCGGCGCGCCGTTCGCGCCGACGCCGTTCACCGCCCATTTCGGCTTGACGATCGGGGGCGGGCTCGTCGAGAAGACGCTGCCGATCGAGGCGCGCGACGGCAACGACATGATCGCCGGCGAGAAGCGCTCGGAGCTGCTCGTGACGCCGCCGGTATCGGTGACGCTCGCGCCCGACCTGCTCGTCGTGCCCGTCGGCGCCGCCAGCCGCCGCGACGTGCGCGTGACGGTGCGCAACAACTCACCCGGGCCGGTGAGCGGCACGCCTCGCCTGCTCGTGCCGCAGGGATGGACCGTCACGCCCGCGCCGAAGGTGGTCTCGCTCTCGCGGCCGGACGAAGAGATCACCGTCGCCTTCACCGTGACGCCGCCGGCGACCGCGCGCCAGGGTCAGACGGCGATCCGCGCGCAGTTCGAGACCGGCACGGATCCGATCGGCATCGGCTACCAGACGATCGAGTACCCGCACATCCGGCGGCGCCTGCTCTTCCGCGAGGCACGGGCGCTCGTGAACGTCCTCGACGTCCGCGTCGCCCGCGGCCTGACCGTCGGCTACGTCATGGGCGCGGGCGACCGGATCCCGCAGGCGATCGAGCAGCTCGGCGTGCCGGTGACGCTGCTCGGCGACGACGACCTCGCCGCCGGCGACCTGTCCCGTTTTCGCGTGATCGTCACCGGCGTCCGCGCGTACGAGAACCGGACGGCGCTCGTCGCCAACAACCAGCGCCTGCTGCAGTACGTCCGCGACGGCGGCGTGCTGATCGTCAACTACAACCGCCAGGCGTTCAACGACGCGCAGTACGGGCCCTATCCCGCCAAGACGTCGTCGAATCGCGTCACCGACGAGAACGCGCCGGTGCGCGTGCTCGCGCCAGCGCACCCGATCTTCACCGCGCCCAACCGCATCGGCCCCGACGCCTGGGCCGGGTGGGTGCAGGAACGCGGGCTGTACTTCCTCGGCGAGAAGGCACCGGAGTACACGGATCTGGTCGAAATGGAGGACCCCTTCTCGAACAACCCGGGCCCGAAGCGCGGCGCGCTGGTCGAAGCGCGCGCCGGCAAGGGCCGGTGGATCTACGTCGGGCTCGGGCTGTGGCGGGAACTGCCGGCCGGCGTGCCGGGGGCGTACCAACTGCTCGCCAACCTGCTGAGCCTCGGCGCCGCGCCGGCGTCTCAGCCGTCGCGCGGTGCCGCACCGCCCGCGACGGCACGCTGA
- a CDS encoding citramalate synthase, which produces MRIFTFDTTLRDGTQGEAVSFSVDDKLLIARKLDELGIDYIEGGWPGSNPKDKEFFARAAALPLTHARLTAFGATRMAKYRVDEDPSVAALVSAGTPVVSVFGKTWDLHVHRALGISLEENLALIAETVRHLEAHGKEVVYDAEHFFDGYAANRDYALRTLEAAVRAGANVLCLCDTNGGTLVDRLGHAVRDVRQRFDGVIGIHPHNDSHLGVANALAAIEAGATHVQGCLNGYGERCGNANLASIIANLELKLGHRTIGPDRLKALTGTCRFIADLANLPLPSDQPFVGRSAFAHKGGVHVAAVLKDRATYEHIVPELVGNQQRVLVSDLAGRGNITYKLKEQGLAEKLDEAARRSLLARIKQMEYEGYELEAAEGTFELLVREALQPGLQFFDVDHYTVSMRSSGGVSDATATVTLRLHDGVHEAAASGHGPFNALHVCLRSCLSELYPQITDVRLTDYKVRVLDSYKGTAAQVRVLIEWSDHRTSWTTVGVSDNVIEASWRALVDAVRLELMRLHERDGSIERLATTT; this is translated from the coding sequence ATGAGGATCTTCACCTTCGACACGACGCTGCGCGACGGCACCCAGGGCGAGGCCGTGTCGTTCTCCGTCGACGACAAGCTGCTGATCGCCCGGAAGCTCGACGAGCTCGGCATCGACTACATCGAGGGCGGCTGGCCCGGGTCGAACCCCAAGGACAAGGAGTTCTTCGCGCGCGCGGCCGCGCTCCCGCTGACGCACGCGCGGCTCACCGCGTTCGGCGCCACGCGCATGGCGAAGTACCGGGTGGACGAGGACCCGAGCGTCGCGGCGCTCGTCAGCGCCGGCACGCCGGTCGTGTCCGTGTTCGGCAAGACCTGGGATCTCCATGTCCACCGCGCGCTCGGGATCTCGCTCGAGGAGAACCTCGCGCTCATCGCCGAGACCGTGCGGCACCTCGAGGCGCACGGCAAGGAGGTCGTCTACGACGCGGAGCACTTCTTCGACGGGTACGCGGCCAACCGCGACTACGCGCTGCGCACGCTGGAGGCGGCCGTGCGTGCGGGGGCCAACGTGCTGTGCCTGTGCGACACGAACGGCGGCACGCTCGTCGATCGGCTCGGCCACGCGGTGCGCGACGTGCGGCAGCGGTTCGACGGCGTGATCGGCATCCACCCGCACAACGACTCGCACCTGGGCGTGGCCAACGCGCTCGCGGCGATCGAGGCCGGCGCGACCCACGTCCAGGGATGCCTGAACGGGTACGGCGAGCGATGCGGCAACGCGAACCTCGCCTCGATCATCGCCAACCTCGAGCTGAAGCTCGGCCATCGGACGATCGGGCCCGACCGGCTGAAAGCGCTGACCGGCACCTGCCGGTTCATCGCGGATCTGGCGAACCTGCCGCTGCCGAGCGATCAACCGTTCGTCGGCCGCAGCGCCTTCGCGCACAAGGGCGGCGTGCACGTGGCCGCGGTGCTCAAGGACCGCGCCACCTACGAACACATCGTGCCGGAGCTCGTCGGCAACCAGCAGCGGGTGCTCGTGAGCGACCTTGCCGGCCGCGGCAACATCACCTACAAGCTGAAGGAACAGGGGCTCGCCGAGAAGCTCGACGAGGCGGCGCGCCGATCGCTGCTCGCGCGCATCAAGCAGATGGAGTACGAGGGCTACGAGCTCGAGGCCGCCGAAGGCACTTTCGAGCTGCTCGTGCGCGAAGCGCTCCAACCCGGCCTGCAGTTCTTCGACGTCGATCACTACACCGTGTCGATGCGCTCGAGCGGCGGCGTCTCGGACGCCACCGCGACCGTCACGCTGCGGCTGCACGACGGCGTCCACGAGGCAGCGGCGTCGGGACACGGGCCGTTCAACGCCCTGCACGTCTGCCTGCGGTCGTGCCTGTCGGAGCTGTACCCGCAGATCACCGACGTGCGGCTCACCGACTACAAAGTGCGCGTCCTCGACTCCTACAAGGGCACCGCCGCCCAGGTGCGCGTGCTCATCGAGTGGTCCGATCACCGCACGAGCTGGACGACGGTCGGCGTGTCGGACAACGTCATCGAGGCGAGCTGGCGCGCGCTCGTCGACGCCGTCCGGCTCGAGCTCATGCGCCTGCACGAGCGCGACGGGTCGATCGAGCGGCTGGCGACGACGACGTAG
- a CDS encoding NUDIX domain-containing protein, whose translation MAAKQSAGLLMFRRRSGRLEVLLAHPGGPFWQGKHAGAWTIPKGGIHDGEQPSDSAIREFREETGFEPRGPYIPLGQVVQRSGKVVHAWAFEGDCDPARLVSMLTTAEWPPRSGRQISIPEIDRIQFFSIDEARALINPAQAALLDRLVRALEHGHAR comes from the coding sequence ATGGCCGCGAAGCAGAGTGCGGGGCTCCTGATGTTCCGGCGACGGTCCGGCCGGCTCGAGGTGCTGCTCGCGCACCCCGGCGGGCCGTTCTGGCAGGGGAAGCACGCAGGCGCGTGGACGATCCCGAAGGGCGGCATCCACGACGGCGAGCAGCCGTCCGACAGCGCGATTCGCGAGTTCCGCGAGGAAACGGGATTCGAGCCGCGCGGCCCGTACATTCCGCTGGGGCAGGTCGTCCAACGCAGCGGCAAGGTCGTGCACGCGTGGGCGTTCGAGGGCGATTGCGATCCCGCCCGTCTCGTGAGCATGCTCACGACCGCCGAGTGGCCGCCTCGATCCGGACGGCAGATCTCCATCCCCGAGATCGACCGGATCCAGTTCTTCTCGATCGACGAGGCCCGCGCGCTCATCAATCCGGCGCAGGCGGCGCTGCTCGACCGGCTCGTGCGCGCGCTCGAGCACGGCCACGCGCGCTGA
- a CDS encoding amino acid transporter encodes MTGVDYFSTLGYQPSIAFVAAGFLSPFATLVLVLLTLAGALPVYRRIAALSPNGQGSLSVLEDRLPRWRGKAMVLCLLGFAATSFIITITLSAADATAHIIENPFTPAWMRHPVVMTVLLVTALGGVFLKGFREAIWLAVALVAVYLVVNVIIVGWEVIAIVRHPSLIAAWRSNLYAQQPEPWMWAGLSVLLFPKLALGLSGFETGVAVMPLVAGDGDTDEARLQSRIANTRKLLTTAACIMSVLLIGSSLAVTMQVPAAALVDGGEADGRALAYLAHRDLGHGFGTLYDLATIGTLWFAGASALAGLLNLVPQYLPRYGMAPAWARATRPLVLVITAICIVVTIAFDADVNKQGGAYATGVLVLITSAAIAVTLAQSARRRAFFGIAAIFVYTTVVNVIEKPEGAKIAGAFIVGIILSSLVSRVARSMELRIEGVEYDEVALGFIHEAAGRRSLRIIASRPNGGTREAYQRKFQNARHTHHLPATDVVLFLEVRPGDASAFSEVLHVSGVRVGEFRILRCTSPAVPNAIAGLLLDLRDRTYAIPHAYFGWTEGNPITYVLRFLAFGEGDTAPVCREVLRQAEPDPMRRPRIHVG; translated from the coding sequence CTGACCGGCGTCGACTACTTCTCCACGCTGGGCTATCAGCCGAGCATCGCGTTCGTCGCGGCCGGATTCCTGTCGCCGTTCGCGACGCTCGTGCTCGTGCTGCTCACGCTGGCCGGCGCCCTCCCGGTGTACCGCCGGATCGCCGCGCTCAGCCCGAACGGCCAGGGCAGCCTCTCGGTGCTCGAGGATCGGCTGCCCCGGTGGCGGGGCAAGGCGATGGTGCTCTGCCTGCTGGGGTTCGCGGCCACGAGCTTCATCATCACGATCACGCTGTCGGCCGCCGACGCGACGGCGCACATCATCGAGAATCCGTTCACCCCTGCGTGGATGCGCCACCCGGTCGTCATGACGGTGCTGCTCGTCACCGCGCTCGGCGGCGTGTTCCTGAAGGGCTTTCGCGAGGCGATCTGGCTGGCCGTCGCGCTCGTCGCCGTCTACCTGGTCGTCAACGTCATCATCGTCGGCTGGGAGGTCATCGCGATCGTCCGCCATCCGTCGCTGATCGCGGCGTGGCGATCGAACCTCTACGCGCAGCAGCCGGAGCCGTGGATGTGGGCCGGCCTGTCGGTGCTGCTGTTCCCCAAGCTGGCGCTCGGGCTCTCCGGGTTCGAGACGGGCGTGGCCGTGATGCCGCTCGTCGCCGGCGACGGCGACACCGACGAGGCGCGCCTGCAGTCGCGCATCGCCAACACCCGCAAGCTCTTGACGACGGCCGCGTGCATCATGAGCGTGCTGCTCATCGGCAGCTCGCTCGCGGTCACGATGCAGGTGCCGGCGGCAGCGCTGGTGGACGGCGGCGAAGCGGACGGCCGCGCGCTCGCCTACCTCGCGCACCGCGATCTGGGGCACGGCTTCGGCACGCTCTACGATCTCGCGACCATCGGCACGCTCTGGTTCGCGGGGGCCTCGGCGCTCGCCGGCCTGCTCAACCTCGTGCCGCAGTACCTGCCGCGGTACGGCATGGCCCCCGCCTGGGCGCGGGCCACCCGGCCGCTCGTGCTCGTGATCACGGCGATCTGCATCGTCGTCACGATCGCGTTCGACGCGGACGTCAACAAGCAGGGCGGCGCCTACGCCACCGGCGTGCTCGTGCTGATCACGTCGGCGGCCATCGCGGTGACGCTGGCGCAGTCGGCGCGGCGGCGGGCGTTCTTCGGGATCGCGGCCATCTTCGTCTACACCACCGTCGTGAACGTGATCGAGAAGCCCGAAGGCGCGAAGATCGCGGGCGCGTTCATCGTCGGCATCATCCTGTCGTCGCTCGTCTCGCGGGTCGCGCGGTCGATGGAGCTCAGGATCGAGGGCGTCGAGTACGACGAGGTGGCGCTCGGCTTCATCCACGAGGCCGCCGGTCGCCGATCGCTGCGGATCATCGCGTCGCGGCCGAACGGCGGGACGCGCGAGGCCTATCAGCGCAAGTTCCAGAACGCGCGCCACACGCACCACCTGCCGGCGACCGACGTCGTCCTGTTCCTCGAGGTCCGCCCGGGCGACGCGTCGGCGTTCTCGGAGGTGCTGCACGTCAGCGGCGTGCGCGTGGGCGAGTTCAGGATCCTGCGCTGCACGAGCCCCGCGGTGCCGAACGCGATCGCCGGCCTGCTCCTCGATCTGCGCGACCGGACCTACGCCATCCCCCACGCCTACTTCGGCTGGACCGAGGGCAACCCGATCACGTACGTGCTGCGGTTCCTCGCGTTCGGCGAGGGCGACACCGCGCCGGTCTGTCGCGAGGTGCTCCGCCAGGCCGAACCCGATCCCATGCGGCGCCCGCGGATCCACGTCGGCTGA
- a CDS encoding efflux RND transporter periplasmic adaptor subunit: MRVRSRPWILALAASLAALAAGACRRGAEPAAAAGPVGVSVQAARLETLRDAFTASGTVVPSPAGELTIVAPEAAQIAELPKHEGEAVATGDLLVRFEIPSLAQELAARELAVADAAARVERAKAEVARLSTLVDRGIAARATLEAARIEQTAADAVHAQAVTQLRAATIETDRATVRARFPGTVTRVFRAVGEFVRAEIDPVLQVIDPARYQVAVDLPIAQMARVIPGQTAVVRPIAGAADIAATVAQKSTITDPTAPTGQVRLALSDTTGLQLDAPVSAEILLDQRTNALAIPTSALLRDDLSPFVMIAGDDRRAHRRDVRPGLSTSTLTEIVAGLEVGDRVIVGGAAELAEGTAVSFVD; encoded by the coding sequence GTGCGGGTACGGTCTCGTCCGTGGATCCTGGCGCTCGCGGCATCGCTGGCCGCGCTCGCGGCAGGCGCCTGCCGGCGCGGCGCGGAACCGGCGGCGGCCGCCGGCCCGGTCGGCGTGTCGGTGCAGGCCGCGCGCCTCGAGACGCTGCGCGACGCCTTCACGGCCTCGGGGACCGTCGTGCCGTCGCCCGCGGGCGAGCTGACGATCGTCGCTCCCGAAGCCGCGCAGATCGCGGAGCTGCCGAAACACGAAGGCGAGGCGGTCGCCACGGGCGATCTGCTGGTACGTTTCGAGATTCCGTCGCTCGCGCAGGAGCTGGCGGCGCGCGAGCTCGCCGTCGCGGATGCGGCCGCGCGCGTCGAGCGCGCCAAGGCCGAGGTCGCCCGGCTGTCCACCCTCGTCGATCGCGGGATCGCGGCGCGCGCGACGCTAGAGGCCGCGCGGATCGAGCAGACCGCGGCCGATGCGGTCCACGCGCAGGCGGTCACCCAGCTCAGGGCCGCGACGATCGAGACCGATCGCGCCACCGTGCGCGCGCGCTTCCCCGGCACCGTCACGCGCGTCTTCCGCGCGGTGGGCGAGTTCGTGCGTGCCGAGATCGATCCCGTCCTCCAGGTGATCGACCCGGCGCGCTACCAGGTCGCGGTCGACCTGCCGATCGCGCAGATGGCGCGCGTGATCCCCGGGCAGACCGCCGTGGTCAGGCCGATCGCCGGCGCGGCCGACATCGCCGCGACCGTCGCGCAGAAGTCGACCATCACGGATCCGACGGCGCCCACCGGCCAGGTGCGGCTCGCGCTGAGCGACACCACCGGCCTGCAACTGGACGCGCCGGTCAGCGCCGAGATCCTGCTCGATCAGCGCACGAACGCGCTGGCGATCCCGACGTCCGCGCTGCTGCGCGACGACCTGTCGCCGTTCGTGATGATCGCGGGCGACGATCGCCGCGCCCATCGCCGCGATGTGCGTCCCGGCCTCTCGACCAGCACGCTCACGGAAATCGTGGCCGGCCTGGAGGTCGGCGACCGCGTCATCGTCGGCGGCGCGGCCGAGCTGGCCGAAGGCACGGCCGTGTCGTTCGTTGACTGA
- a CDS encoding DUF5612 domain-containing protein encodes MSLHAVVVTAADRPGLLFQLTRVFADHAANITSIDLHTTDDRPTIYFEFTVDDGTSGRVLADLAAVPGVSGVDEMPAFVKIYGKRIIVMGGGAQVGFVAMGAIAEADRHNIRGERISIDTIPLVGEKELAAAVRAVVSLPRVKLLVLAGSLMGGDITEAVEEVRRQGLRVISLNMAGSVPDAADLVVSDPVQAGVMAVMAVADTAKFDLMRQLKRRY; translated from the coding sequence ATGTCGCTGCACGCCGTGGTCGTGACCGCCGCCGACCGCCCCGGGCTGCTGTTCCAGTTGACCAGGGTCTTCGCCGATCACGCCGCGAACATCACGTCGATCGACCTCCACACCACCGACGACCGGCCGACGATCTACTTCGAGTTCACGGTGGACGACGGCACGAGCGGCCGCGTGCTCGCCGACCTTGCCGCCGTGCCGGGGGTGTCGGGCGTGGACGAGATGCCGGCCTTCGTCAAGATCTACGGCAAGCGCATCATCGTGATGGGCGGCGGCGCGCAGGTCGGCTTCGTGGCGATGGGCGCGATCGCGGAGGCCGATCGGCACAACATCCGCGGCGAGCGCATCTCGATCGACACGATCCCGCTCGTCGGCGAGAAGGAGCTGGCGGCAGCGGTGCGCGCCGTCGTCAGCCTGCCGCGCGTGAAGCTGCTGGTGCTGGCCGGCTCGCTCATGGGTGGCGACATCACCGAGGCGGTCGAAGAGGTGCGCCGGCAGGGGCTCCGCGTGATCTCGCTGAACATGGCCGGCAGCGTGCCCGACGCCGCGGACCTCGTCGTGAGCGATCCGGTGCAGGCCGGCGTCATGGCGGTCATGGCGGTGGCCGACACGGCGAAGTTCGATCTGATGCGGCAGTTGAAACGGCGGTACTGA